The stretch of DNA ataaagatattaaaattacagcagggacaaccattttttataggtgtacctaaaccatcattggccgagcgttagcaaaggtctcggtttcagcttgggcaaaaatgcttttgtatgttctcctttgcagatcacatttctcaactgattctcgtgaaaatttgtaagcaggttcgtaagaactattctgtttcgctttatccgccaaaatggaattgccaccctgccgaaactttatttatttaaattcctattgaatggattttgcaccttatgaaaaaccgtatagagtagtaaataacattttacatctgacttaatgacatcttgtttaatcgctttaattgtacaaaacgcgtatctcgacaaagcaatattaggtagtaaaacagtcaacaatcaaatgaattaaataggtacgtcacgtttGACATGAatagacaaggaaagcaagattaaatgcattatttctctttcatctttaaatggaacgcttttaccctcaaaggaggctagtggtcaatactaaactaaaagtccaatcttaaaaaacatgatgggtcactgacctgtcccagtaaagtgaggtagtgtgcgtgaagtgcgcttgtgtgtgaaatggggtaaattgacagaatctgaaattttacccaccgctaccatcgccttaaatacaaattgtgtttaaaagtagctgctatctatgtttttctaataattagagatgcaacggatagttgtttggccggatactggataccggatattggcctgaccatcggccgaatatccggtatccggccgccgaatatccggccagcggaactatacctacgtttcggtttttcaggtgtgCATTCTGCAGGTCTGACCTGTTTCCTAGactcctagtgaacgttcgcgcggacacatttctaggttcgataTGAGTGCGCGTGTAACTCAGTGGaatgttttaattgttttaaaataataaacaagtacgattatgagtattatgaccatgactgtttcttaaatccaaattagtttactccgaaatcaagcaatattactatccggtatccggccggatagtagttcactatccggtatccggccggatattaaaatcatggccggataggccggataccggatagtaatcgaatatccggtgcatctctactaataattatctggtgctttatttcgtgcacggtttgaaataatttaagtacaggaaacatccctattaTAATAATCATCTTTACCACCGATTAATAGCTCCCAGTGATcttctttgtttttattcttttatttgACAATCGATTAATcagatgtacctacctaataatgtTTTCcggtataggtacttaatataggtatgtacatgtataggtacatattggcAACCTTTGCAACTCATGCAGCTATATAGGTCTTCTTTCTGCTATTTTAACGTTAAGTGTCGATTCGTCAATCTATCAATTGCTTTTATGCGGTTAGACAGAGCATTATTACCTGCATATTCCCACATTTGACATTGTCACAGCATTATACCTTATCCTTGCGACTTAATTTAAACCAAACCGACCAAACAGCTATCGTTCACCGCTTATTAAAAGGCAATTCGCGTGAAACACCGCAAAGACGCGGTGAAAAATCTTGCGGTGGCGACCGTCCCGAGTCTAATTAGGTCATTTGCCATAATTGCCGGCTCCAGATTGGTTTTTTCGCGTCGACAACGTCCCGCGGGGCCCAGTACACTCTAATGAACACTTCTAGCGCTGAGAGCGTCGAATAAAAATCGAATTTCTTCGCAGCGGTCCTCTTAACGACGTAAAACGTGGGTACCTACATGTACCTACAGTCGGTGCgctgttgatttttttttttactttgatgGCTGACTGGGTACCATCGTTGTAATTATCTACCCCTAAATAAAGAAAACTTTCACCTTGCCTTTCGTAACCCTCCTCGTTCATCGCAACTTTTcacttacctactcgtacagAACCAGCAGGTCAGCCATCAAAGTCGACAACTCACATGTGAGCCTTGCTTGCGCTCTCGATGGCAAGCTCTTGGCCTCGTTTTCGGCATACAGCGGTTCACTGACCTATTCGTTAATGTCTTGCGAGCTGTCAATGGCCGGCGGGCCTTGCTTGCGCTGTAACTGGCCTAGCTCTTGACGCAGCAGCACCAGGTGCTCGTACTGTTCGGCAGCTGTGTCTAGTAGCTCGACGCACGCGCGCATAGCCCCCGCCTGCTTACCGCTCTCCTCTTCTACTGTCTTGTCCGCTGCTTCGCTTACTAGCATCACCCGCTCTACCATTTCATCTAACCTAAAAGAATATTAAAGTGGTTACCTTACGGTTTACGGTACCTACTTAAGAATATCTGATGCTTTACAAATTTAGACGAGTAAATATCGGGCATATAGAACGCCGTAGCATCCATACAAATTCAAGTAGAATATGTCTACcaatatagttatttacgatacaagtgcggaaaagaggaaattcgaaacgagtggcgataaattaaaacacgaccgaagggagtgtttaaaatcgacacgagttgcgaattacctattcgcacgtgtatcgtacaacgttttacagtacatatggccctttaaacttttgacatcgcacgaaaagtgctattttacgcactagtgcgggaccTACTGGGTGGGTgggtactgtaaaatattttttcaatgcTACTTACTTCCGCTTTCTTATCTCAAGATGAATAAAAAACAGCAGCAATACTAGGGTAAGAATGGCAATATTTAACTGCGGCCAAGTGAGGTGCTGGGCGAGTATGTGGAAACGAGTCACTTGCACTTTAGGTACTACCGTCCACAACGAGAAGCCGGGCACCAGCAGGCTCAACGGCAGCGTGAACGCCAGAAACGCACCCGCTACAGCAGCCCAGTCCCATTCTCTGTAGTTCGCAGGCATAAGTGTCGGCCAAATTAAGCTAGATGCTTGTGAAataaaagtataattttattggaaattttGGTAACGCATGACACGTTTGCAAACGCCTGACATTTGTGTGACAACAACTGTCATTAAAAGCAAATTTGCCTAAGTTTCCCTCTGCGCTTGAAAGAGGTTTCATTGAGTAGGCATTCAATGATATCTAATATATGGTTGTTATAGGCCGAAATAGagactgcgcgcactgcgatttaatttttgcgacacgattttaaaATCGCGCTGTAATACATATTTTCTTGTCGCATGTGCGCGCACcgacatataaacacatacgttgcaTCTCTGCGAcaaaattatcgcgcgacaaaaaatCGTAGTGCGGGCTTGGCCATAAGCTGACCAAGGAGTGAAACATTCTCAATATATAGTAGAAAgcttatatttgttttattagacaaaGTTGCGAGGCGGTAAATGGACCGGCGAGCCGATGTGTCCATCACAGGCGCGGCATGCACGACGACAGGCACTCACGCGGCATATCAATTTCCACTAGGTACACACAATAAAATTGGACGGTCTCCGGAGAGGGCTTAAACGATTCGccgttttgtctcggggcccagCTGTGTAATGACCGGGGCAGGAAAAAATTGTCAGCAAGAAAACGCGAGGGTAGTCGGGTTTATGTGAGCGCGGCAGCTGGCGGCGGCGACGCGCTCCTAACGGTCTCTGCTTACCTCGCAAAACCCGCGCCAATTTTATTTATCGAAAATATAAACCGATTTGCGGAGGGCCCTCGTAAATTTTGGACGGCCGATTTATAGCGGTTACAGCGCGCGCTTAAAACCAACTTGCTTCTTAAGAACTCCTCTTTCCATTCTTTATTTCCTTACGTAAACAGATCGTGATCTAATCTCGATAGTAAAGCCGACCT from Cydia splendana chromosome 5, ilCydSple1.2, whole genome shotgun sequence encodes:
- the LOC134790706 gene encoding uncharacterized protein LOC134790706; the protein is MPANYREWDWAAVAGAFLAFTLPLSLLVPGFSLWTVVPKVQVTRFHILAQHLTWPQLNIAILTLVLLLFFIHLEIRKRKLDEMVERVMLVSEAADKTVEEESGKQAGAMRACVELLDTAAEQYEHLVLLRQELGQLQRKQGPPAIDSSQDINE